One window from the genome of Cucumis melo cultivar AY chromosome 12, USDA_Cmelo_AY_1.0, whole genome shotgun sequence encodes:
- the LOC103500556 gene encoding uncharacterized protein LOC103500556, giving the protein MGKRDKKQKHHDGHSRRRDFKFTAEGEVMEDGDFDSYPLPSPSTTELEEEEHEVEVEEEEEEQETSNEGSSMDIPSKFQLYQQSVQSPKGDISYLQKFFLMYVGGRQPIHFQEDFCGTALLSLEWLRSDSRRTAVGLDLDLEALVWCMENNVNRIGADGFSRISLFHGNVLHPSEARLVNPEPEVDLIENLTLEDSKDNPEASASKSIVKEESASFNDNKYLKRNITLAARDIVCAFNYSCCCLHSRADLVMYFKHARATLSKKGGIFVMDLYGGTSSEQKLKLQRKFANFKYIWEQAEFDIIGRKTRISLHFDLKKQQKKLRHAFSYSWRLWSLPEIKDCLEEAGFRSVHFWMRQMPDTEEIRSIEGFGTGSEVKYEEVETFQQKESWNAYIVGVS; this is encoded by the exons ATGGGAAAGCGAGACAAGAAGCAAAAACATCACGATGGACATTCTCGTCGAAGAGACTTCAAGTTTACTGCTGAAGGTGAAGTTATGGAAGATGGTGATTTCGACAGCTATCCCCTTCCCTCGCCTTCTACCACAGAACTAGAAGAAGAGGAACATGAAGtagaagtagaagaagaagaagaggaacaAGAAACAAGCAATGAGGGCTCGTCAATGGATATTCCTTCGAAATTTCAACTCTATCAACAATCTGTTCAG TCCCCCAAAGGAGACATAAGCTATTTGCAGAAGTTCTTTCTAATGTATGTGGGTGGTAGGCAACCGATCCATTTCCAAGAAGATTTTTGTGGCACTGCACTTTTAAG TCTAGAATGGCTTCGAAGTGATTCACGTAGGACTGCTGTAGGATTGGATCTTGATCTTGAGGCATTAGTCTGGTGCATGGAGAACAATGTTAATCGAATTGGAGCTGATGGATTTTCCAGAATCTCTCTTTTTCATGGAAATGTACTGCATCCTTCTGAAGCCAGGCTTGTCAATCCTGAGCCTGAGGTGGACCTGATTGAAAATTTAACATTGGAAGATAGCAAAGATAATCCCGAAGCCAGTGCATCAAAATCCATTGTGAAAGAGGAATCTGCCTCTTTTAACGACAACAAGTATTTGAAGAGGAACATTACGTTGGCTGCAAGAGATATTGTGTGCGCATTTAACTACAGCTGTTGTTGTCTCCATTCACGTGCAGATCTTGTTATGTATTTCAAGCATGCTCGTGCTACCTTATCCAAAAAAGGTGGGATATTTGTTATGGATTTGTATGGTGGTACCTCGTCAGAACAGAAGTTGAAGCTTCAAAGGAAATTTGCTAATTTTAAG TATATCTGGGAGCAAGCTGAATTTGACATCATTGGACGTAAAACGAGGATTAGCCTCCATTTTGATCTTAAGAAGCAGCAGAAGAAGCTTCGCCATGCATTTTCATACAGCTGGAGACT GTGGTCATTACCTGAGATCAAAGACTGCTTGGAAGAGGCTGGATTCAGATCTGTCCATTTCTGGATGCGGCAGATGCCTGACACCGAAGAGATTAGAAGTATAGAGGGGTTTGGCACAGGAAGTGAAGTGAAATACGAGGAAGTCGAAACTTTTCAACAAAAAGAATCTTGGAATGCATATATTGTTGGTGTTTCATAG